From one Aspergillus fumigatus Af293 chromosome 8, whole genome shotgun sequence genomic stretch:
- a CDS encoding putative cysteine synthase, with protein MSDHSRVSIGTAFVAGILLAVGFSELLYPELKNRIRGTRSQPTKVLQDGSADSLTVRSGPPAIVDGIEGCIGNTPLLRIKSLSDATGCEILGKAEFLNGAGQSSKDRVALSMIEIVCDMWPRSLLMPKINLQRPSKKVRPEFHWLVLPEQRATSLTCAIVDRVPPAPIVEKDNFVNRARALAQAQTLSPSGGRGFFADQFENEANWRAHYNGTGPEIYAQCNGKLDAFVAGAGTGGTISGVALFLKPRIPNLSVVLADPQGSGLYNRVRFGVMFDIKEREGTRRRRQVDTIVEGIGINRVTANFEAGKELVDDAVRVTDAQALAMARWLVEKDGIFVGSSSAVNCFAAVKTAMKLGPGHRIVTILSDSGSRHLSRFWAKAGDVGGAVDTKLEDVLNAKDDE; from the exons ATGTCTGATCATTCTAGAGTCTCTATAGGAACCGCCTTTGTGGCTGGAATCCTCCTCGCGGTGGGGTTTTCTGAGCTTCTGTATCCGGAGTTGAAGAATCGCATCCGAGGGACTCGTTCTCAGCCGACAAAGGTCCTGCAGGATGGCTCCGCAGACTCTTTGACGGTCAGGTCAGGGCCTCCTGCAATTGTTGACGGCATTGAAGGCTGCATCGGAAATACTCCTCTGTTACGCATCAAATCATTATCCGATGCGACTGGATGCGAGATTCTTGGGAAAGCAGAG TTTCTGAACGGAGCAGGTCAGAGCTCCAAGGACCGAGTAGCTTTAAGCATGATTGAAATTGTATGTGATATGTGGCCCCGGTCCCTTCTCATGCCAAAAATTAACCTGCAAAGGCCGAGCAAAAAG GTTCGACCGGAATTTCACTGGCTAGTCTTGCCAGAGCAAAGGGCTACCTCGCTCACAT GCGCAATAGTAGATCGTGTACCTCCCGCACCGATTGTTGAAAAGGACAACTTTGTCAATCGCGCGCGTGCCCTCGCTCAAGCTCAGACACTGTCTCCCTCGGGTGGCAGAGGCTTCTTCGCAGACCAGTTTGAAAACGAAGCTAATTGGAGAGCTCATTACAACGGTACAGGGCCGGAAATTTATGCGCAGTGCAATGGTAAACTTGACGCGTTCGTCGCTGGCGCTGGTACTGGGGGTACAATCTCTGGCGTCGCCCTCTTCCTGAAGCCTCGGATTCCAAATTTGAGTGTAGTGCTGGCCGATCCTCAGGGAAGTGGACTCTACAATCGAGTACGCTTCGGCGTTATGTTTGATAttaaggagagagaaggcaCGAGGAGGCGAAGGCAGGTTGACACGATCGTTGAAGGAATTGGGATTAATCGCGTCACTGCCAACTTCGAAGCAGGAAAGGAGCTCGTCGACGATGCTGTGCGAGTGACGGATGCGCAGGCGTTGGCCATGGCTAGATGGTTAGTCGAAAAGGATGGTATCTTCGTTGGAAGTAGCAGTGCTGTCAATT GTTTTGCGGCAGTCAAAACAGCGATGAAGCTCGGTCCTGGCCATAGGATCGTCACAATCCTGTCTGACTCTGGCTCAAGGCACCTTTCTCGATTCTGGGCCAAGGCTGGAGATGTCGGCGGTGCGGTAGATACCAAACTCGAGGACGTTCTGAACGCCAAAGATGACGAATAG
- a CDS encoding class I SAM-dependent methyltransferase, translating to MHWLKRGDYPRDIEEELKTYPLVTAKDLRNRRERPRQVKMLTREFIDDSLYNPHYGYFSKHATIFSPGEPFDFNNIEDGPAFHRMLGERYTEFENKLDETQPDVARQLWHTPTELFRPYYGETVARYLVSNYKLTLYPYHDLIIYEMGAGNGTMMINILDFIRDTDYEVYQRTKFKIIEISPALASLQMKNLTDSVNAAGHMDHVEIINRSIFDWDTYVHSPCFFLALEVFDNFSHDAIRYDCKTELPQQGGVLIDADGEFHEYYNAQLDPVASRFLRVRQAAARRPFPSPLGPKAMRQLRGALPFQSPYTLPEYIPTRLMQFFDILDSYFPAHRLVASDFNSLPDAVPGINAPVVQTRYKRRTVPVSTPFVHQGYFDIFFPTDFNVIEDLYRAITGKLTQVMSHEDFVRRWAYIEDTETRSGENPLLTWYKNASMLMTV from the exons ATGCATTGGCTCAAACGGGGGGATTATCCCAGGGATATTGAGGAGGAATTAAAGACATATCCACTTGTCACTGCGAAAGATCTGCGGAACCGTCGCGAGCGCCCGCGGCAAGTGAAGATGTTGACGAGAGAATTCATTGACG ATAGTCTATATAATCCTCATTACGGCTATTTCTCGAAACACGCGACCATCTTCAGCCCCGGCGAGCCGTTTGATTTCAATAACATCGAAGACGGGCCGGCATTCCATCGCATGCTCGGAGAGCGGTATACAGAATTCGAAAATAAATTGGATGAAACACAGCCGGACGTGGCCCGTCAATTGTGGCATACTCCCACAGAACTGTTCCGCCCTTATTATGGGGAGACAGTCGCACGATACTTGGTGTCAAACTATAAATTGACATTGTATCCGTATCATGACCTGATCATATACGAGATGGGAGCCGGCAACGGTACAATGATGATCAATATTTTGGATTTCATCCGGGATACAGATTACGAAGTATACCAGCGGACCAAGTTCAAGATCATTGAAATCTCCCCCGCACTCGCGAGCctgcagatgaagaatctgACCGATTCGGTGAATGCAGCTGGGCATATGGACCATGTTGAAATCATCAACCGATCCATATTTGACTGGGATACCTATGTACATTCGCCCTGCTTCTTTCTCGCGttggaggtgtttgataaTTTCTCTCACGATGCGATTCGATATGACTGCAAGACGGAACTTCCCCAACAAGGCGGCGTGCTGATTGATGCGGACGGCGAATTTCATGAATACTACAATGCGCAACTTGACCCTGTGGCTTCTCGGTTCTTGCGCGTCAGACAGGCTGCGGCGCGTCGGCCGTTTCCGAGCCCTCTGGGCCCCAAAGCTATGCGCCAATTGCGCGGTGCCTTGCCGTTCCAGAGCCCTTATACCCTTCCTGAGTACATTCCTACTCGGCTCATGCAGTTCTTTGATATCTTGGATAGCTACTTTCCTGCACATCGGCTGGTCGCGAGTGACTTTAATAGTCTCCCAGATGCTGTTCCGGGTATCAATGCGCCAGTAGTGCAGACACGTTACAAGAGACGAACAGTCCCAGTGTCTACCCCCTTT GTTCATCAAGGCTACTTCGATATATTCTTCCCCACCGACTTCAACGTCATTGAGGATCTCTACCGCGCCATTACTGGGAAACTGACACAAGTGATGAGTCACGAGGATTTCGTCCGCCGTTGGGCGTATATAGAAGACACCGAGACGAGGAGCGGCGAGAATCCGCTGCTGACCTGGTACAAAAATGCCAGCATGCTGATGACGGTCTAG